A stretch of Triticum aestivum cultivar Chinese Spring chromosome 1D, IWGSC CS RefSeq v2.1, whole genome shotgun sequence DNA encodes these proteins:
- the LOC123168014 gene encoding uncharacterized protein, with protein sequence MTGQKKHQRGDRGGASEPRARGTSTKTVEGSSSRPRGREDRTATLPTGQRPAAAGNSIGSDIVTPSGSGAPATRRRQPGSEEVVVPPAAGELIPAEAQLRDPSNERDARAETTAAAGADAPADNLPALPPVKRQIILLDRPPPAVNFKKPFVVTRGVHAPPPQRNASRETLQAGSSSAPPPSKKRSAGDLHLTSRLGSSSSSTGGPDEGIHPCWGCSTPTHSRVPLCARCHSKRGRCLSCRRNQ encoded by the exons ATGACGGGCCAAAAGAAGCACCAGCGGGGTGATAGGGGCGGGGCGTCCGAGCCGCGAGCGCGGGGGACGTCGACGAAGACGGTGGAGGGCTCTTCATCCCGCCCACGAGGACGAGAGGATCGTACGGCGACCTTGCCGACGGGGCAGCGTCCGGCCGCCGCA GGGAATAGCATCGGCTCGGACATAGTGACTCCGTCGGGGAGTGGCGCGCCTGCGACACGGCGGCGCCAGCCTGGTTCCGAGGAAGTCGTCGTGCCTCCTGCGGCCGGAGAGTTGATTCCCGCCGAGGCGCAGCTGCGCGACCCTAGCAAC GAAAGGGACGCCCGTGCAGAaacaacggcggcggcgggcgccgacGCGCCTGCGGATAACCTGCCTGCCCTTCCACCGGTGAAACGCCAAATCATCCTCCTTGATCGGCCGCCGCCAGCAGTGAACTTCAAGAAGCCTTTTGTCGTCACGCGGGGCGTCCACGCTCCGCCGCCGCAGCGCAACGCGAGCAGG GAGACTCTGCAGGCCGGCAGCAGCTCGGCACCACCGCCGTCGAAGAAGCGTTCCGCCGGCGATCTACACCTGACCAGCCGgctgggcagcagcagcagcagcaccggcGGCCCCGATGAGGGGATCCACCCGTGCTGGGGCTGCTCAACACCAACGCATTCCCGCGTGCCTCTTTGTGCCAGGTGCCACAGCAAGCGGGGTCGTTGCCtgtcctgcaggcggaaccagtaG